Within the Channa argus isolate prfri chromosome 12, Channa argus male v1.0, whole genome shotgun sequence genome, the region gactctctcccaatattcaaaaaattgctgaaaacagaactcttccgcatcttcctatgcacttaaatctctttaaaaaaaaaaatcctttctgctctttcttgcacttgcatttcATTGAATGTAAAcccttttctgataggactttgctttgatgttttctccttgacttagattcttgctgccttgtacctcacttgtaagttgctttggataaaagcgtctgctaaatgaataaatgtaaatgtaaatctctaAGTTTTCAGCTTTCACAAATCTGAGGACTCATCCTGGAGAACTGCTCTCACAGCTGCTTCCATTTCAAGATGAAAAGAGATTAAACTGCTGCTGAAATTCTGACATTCGACATTCAACAAAGTTCATCATGAGGAACATGTGGAGTTCCACAGGGAAGTGTTCTGGCTCCTTTACTGTTTCTGATATTgtagcttcttttttaaatgggaaCATATGGATCATGTTGGATCAGATCAGAAGTGATGCTCTGTGGTGACATTATCATAATCATTATCCAATCCCCGCCCAGGCTGGTCGGGTGAGGTCATCACCATAGAGACAGGAAGGTCATTTTCTACAGTCAGAACAGGTCAGaatgaaacagcagaaaatgtatCAACTGTGAAAATATTGATGTTTCTTTTATGTGAGTGATGAATTTATTGAATGATTGTTTGCTGAGTGTTTGGTCAGTGAATGATTCAACGTGctacctctgtgtctgtgtcgaTATAAAGACACCATGAGGAGAGTGGAGATCAAGTATGGAcagaacaccaccaggtggaggaGCAGTGTGATCACAAGCTGAAGGGAAGTGGAGGATGGAGGTGGCGATGATGTaaaggtggtggaggtgggtgaAGATGtggttgtaggtttttctgtagagagaatcacctgttcaggtgaacatgtggatgaaataagttttgaaatcaaagtgaagctcctgacctgtgacgtagatccagctgggtggagactctccatgactgctgatgtgacacttgtagaggccttcatcagacttggtaacatggtggatggtcatgtgacctgtaggctcagtcctgatgagggagccatctttatagaaatcagctgggagcatggagggaggcctctttgtttgacagtgcagagagacatcatgtccctccatcacagggaggacaggactctgcaggatcactgctccacctcaacacagagacaaactacagcatttcgtccatttccacacagcttcatcaacactaactccacagtctgatcttaccagtgacagtgatggtgatgctgttactggttgatccctctctggactcacaccagtaaactccactgtccaatGGGATGATGTAACTGATGTTACAGGAAGAACCAGCAGGTTCTCCCCAACCATCTCCACACTGAGTCCTCTGTCTTTtggttgtgttcctcctcagtgtccaATTAGCAGAGCTGTCGTCgtcctcacagctcagagacacagaaTCAAATtcaaacagctgagagaagTTGTGACTCACAGTCAGACGAGCTGTGATCACTGAGATGATGTAACGGTGAGTAAAGCATCACAAAAATGAGAGCACATGgttacaaaatatgaaaagttctagatatttttatttgattaaatacatttaattttaattcaaaccatctgacatttaaaaaaaactcagcagACTTCAACTCAAAGAATCTTAAAATGCAGCATGTGATTATTTATATATGGAGTCTATGAAAatcaatataacatttttctaaatagggagaacattttaaatagtagTAAAAGCAGTGGGATAATGTAACGAGGACAATTTCTccactcagcagcagttttCACAGTTGAATCTGAAGGTAATGAGGAAGAACTATAAAGTAAAAACCCCACAGACGACCAGCAGATGGCTTCAAACATCAgggtttttaaaaccatccaTAGATAAAGACTCAGCTTATCTCTTCTTTGTCACTGAACATTTGCAGACACTTAAACACGGAAATCTTATACAGAGACAGTGGAGTTTCTTCTAGTTTCAGGCAGATGATAGAGAAGTAAAAAGTGAtgatcacacagtgacagaaaactgatcAAGTAGAGATCAGTGTAACAGTGAGTAAAGattcacacagagagacagtgaaCACCAACATCTAACCTTCAACAGTCTCTGTGTTTCTATGACTTCCTGCTGTGTCCTTCACACTAACTCATCTTTCTCAGACACAATGAGACATTTTCAGTGTGTCATAGAAAACATTGACTGaccttggtttgttgtgcagatcagcagtgaagtcacaactaaagagaaatgagagTCAGGTTTGAGCTGTAATAACTGATCTACTGTGGGAAGCAGCAGTGATCTTCTCTCAACATTCAGACATCAACACATCCAGCAGACTGGACTCACCCAGCAGCCTCTCAACTGATGTTTTGTCCATTCTGCAGCTACCACCACATGTCAGAGTGTCTctgaacagcagctgcaggaaacatacgaacagaaaagaagaagccacagatCAAACCACAGATCATGtggtacaaatacaaaaagctcttttattacaaatatgTATGTTAATTGAAATTAAGACATTTACAAAACCTCCACAGATTGATTTAAGAAcctaaaaagaaatgcagcctGTGATCCTTAAAATATGGTGTAAATGAAAATCAAGTTCAGCAGTTTTTACAACTGAAGATAATCAGGAAGACCCTTAAAGTAAAACACCACAGACGACCAGTAGATGGCTCcaagcatcagtgtgtttaaatgacGTCCATAGATAAAGATTCAACTTATCTTTTCTTAGTTACTCAACacatttgaagatttttttaaattttttcttgAGGAAACTACAAGCAGTCAGTCAAAACttagaaaagtaaagaaaagtaaagatcacacagtgacagaaaactgatcAAGTACAgatcagtgtaaaatgtttgctcttttgGAGACAGTCCTGAACACAGGGACAACATTGACCCAGGAATTAATcatcacatcacaaatgtcaCCTACAAAACCATAAAGGATTTTATAGAACTGGCTGCTgtataaacatacaaacatcttattgcaaacttcattttttcttccaGAAAAACAGTGAAGTGCTGTGTAATGTTGAGTCTGTCATTTCAGgtccagtgtcattttaaatagttattaCAATGAGGCTTTAAATACTAACTAGTTTGGTTcatcacaacaaaaaaggaagtttaacattttccatgagACAGTTTAGTAAAACCCACAGAACCACAAGAGAAAAGCAACATGGAGAGAAACGAGAAAAGGTTTAGGTTCATCAATATCattgaaataacagcaaagtTAATGAAGCTTTTAAACACCAAACCAATGACTGTTAATGATAGAACTACTGCTAATATGAAGAAttctaataattaaatgtagtgAGTATTTACTGAAACATGAACTGGACAGAACTGAAAACAagttgatttaaaacattttaatttaaagaacaagaaaaactcATTTAGCACCAAACTAAAGCAGAAATGTGCTGTTGTAAGAAACATTGTGTAATAAACACAATGAGGAAGTTGATGGTTTGCTTTTACAAgcaacagttaaaaaataaactaaaaagtattttgttgattttgagagaaaaacatacttcaaatataaaacactcgtacacatacatacacgtgACTTTACACTATACAAGCACTATCAGTACTGTTGGGTTTTATCTATGGAGCCTCAGGTCACTTAGAGGATTTGTGGTgaaaagcctctgctgcttgAGGGAGCTCTCTCTGAATCAGAGTCATGATCAGGATTTCTATGGTTGAAATGATCCCActaaacagatacacacattcaaatgaaaTCATCAGTCTACTTCACAAAATAGCAGAGAATCTAATGTGTGATCACTGATGAGAACATTAGGTAACACAACAAGGTTTTTCTTTACCCTCCTGAACTTAAAAACATGAAGAATTGTACAAATATAGTGAAGAATTAGGgacctggtagctcaatgggtagagcagcaggatgggatgcagaagtcccagcctacccaccaggtgtgtccctgagccaGATCCTCAGTGCTAACGCCTCTCTGACTTCCTGCTGTGTCCACCACACTAGCTTTATCAGACACTGTCAGTGACTTTCAGACTGGGATGAAAAAAGCTTCCTAATGttggtttgttgtgcagcacagcagtgaaatCACATCCacaaagaaatgacattttgtgACAGCAGTCgtcttctcttcctgtttggTAACAGTGTTAGTTACAGTCGACCTCTTGCTTCTTTGGACATTATAAACCTAACACTTTGTTGTGTAAAAGTTCTCACACTGTCCACTCTATTCTATCCTGTATTTCACTTTAATTGGTTTCCAACACAGCACACATCCAACAATACAATCACTGAAAGTTAGATGGAACAAACTGTGCTGACAGATCAGCCTCTGATGTCTGTCTCGTTGTATTAGATGATGGTATGACATCAGGCTGACAGCAGTAAAAACCACAGTTTCCTCTAAAGCAGCAGCTGCCTTGTTTTCTCTGCCGCAGTTCCAAGAAATTTGATCAGTTATGCTCGTGTTATTGCAAAATTgtacaatattttcattatgtgtGCTCATTTATCTCTACAACCAATAAATGTAGTGTTTGAGCAATAGTATAGTTTTTTGGCTCAATGCCCAGGAAACACTAACATGTGGTCGGGGGAGGGGGCACGAACCTCCGAGCGTATTGTCTGTGGACGGCAACTCTACCAAGTGAGGAACTGCCACCCATGAAACAGCACAGAGTGGACTGACAAACCTTTAATCAGAATTTAACCACGTGTTCATGTTTCCAAATGGTTTTTATTAAGAACAAACACATGTTCAATGCTTTGTACAATACATTTGTTCATGCGTctgtataaaaaaatcacaatgacaCCAAGCAAagctttttagcgcaatgatcccacgatggtggaacgagctaccaaactctgcacgctcagctgactctctcccaataatCAAAAcattgctgaaaacagaactcttccgcatcttcctatgcacttaaatctctttaaaaaaaaaaaaaaatcctttctgctctttcttgcacttgcatttcATTGAATGTAGAcccttttctgataggactttgctttgatgttttctccttgagttagattcttgctgccttgtacctcacttgtaagttgctttggataaaagcgtctgctaaatgaataaatgtaaatgtaaatctctaAGTTTTCAGCTTTCACAAACCTGAGGACTCATCCTGGAGACCTGCTCTCACAGCTGCTTCCATTTCAAGATGAAAAGAGATCAAACTGCTGCTGAAGTTCTGACATTCGACATTCAACAAAGTTCATCATGAGGAACATGTGGAGTTCCACAGGGAAGTGTTCTGGCTCCTTTACTGTTTCTGATATTgtagcttcttttttaaatgggaaCATATGGATCATGTTGGATCAGATCAGAAGTGATGCTCTGTGGTGACATTATCATAATCATTATCCAATCCCCGCTCAGGCTGGTCAGGTGAGGTCATCACCATAGAGACAGGAAGGTCATTTCCTACAGTCAGAACAGGTCAGAATGAAACAGTAGAAAATGTatcaactgtaaaaatattcatgtttcttttgtgtGAGTGATgaatttattgattgattgtttgCTGAGTGTTTGGTCAGTGAATGATTCAACGTGctacctctgtgtctgtgtcgaTATAAAGACACCATGAGGAGAGTGGAGATCAAGTATGGAcagaacaccaccaggtggaggaCCAGTGTGATCACAAGCTGAAGGGAAGTGGAGGATTGAGGTGGCGATGACGTaaaggtggtggaggtgggtgaAGATGtggttgtaggtttttctgtagagagaatcacctgttcagttgaacatgtggatgaaataagtgttgaaatcaaagtgaagctcctgacctgtgacgtagatccagctgggtggagactctccatgactgctgatgtgacacttgtagaggccttcatcagacttggtaacatggtggatggtcatgtgacctgtaggctcagtcctgatgagggagccatctttatagaaatcagctgggagcatggagggaggcctctttgtttgacagtgcagagagacatcatgtccctccatcacagggaggacaggactctgcaggatcactgctccacctcaacacagagacaaactacagcatttcgtccatttccacacagcttcatcaacactaactccacagtctgatcttaccagtgacagtgatggtgatgctgttactggttgatccctctctggactcacaccagtaaactccactgtccaatGGGTTGATGTAGCTGAAATTACACAGAGAACCAGATAATGTTCCCCAACCATCTCCACACTGAGTCCTCTGTCCTTTGGATGTGTTTCTCCtcagtgtccatccagcagagccgtcgtcctcctcacagctcagagagacAAACTCATATtcaaacagctgagagaagTTGGAACTCACAGTCAGATGAGCTGTGATCACTGAGATGATGTGACAGTAAGTAAATAATCACAAAAATGAGAGCACATGgttacaaaatatgaaaagttctacatatttttatttgattactttaatttaatttttaattcaaatcaaAGAACCTTAACAGAAATGCAGCAtgtgattatttaaatatgGAGTCTATGAAAAtcaatataacatttttgtaaatagggaaaaaatcataaagaaaaatttaaatagtaGGTAAAGCAGTGGGATAATGAAACATGGACAATTTCTCCACTCAGCAGCAGGTTTCACAGCCAAAACTGAAGCTAATGACGAAGAACTATAAAGTAAAAACCCCACAGACGACCAGCAGATGGCTTCAAACATCAgggtttttaaaaccatccaTAGATAAAGACTCAGCTTATCTCTTCTTTGTCACTGAACATTTGCAGACACTTAAACACGGAAATCTTATACAGAGACAGTGGAGTTTCTTCTAGTTTCAGGCAGATGatagagaggaaaaaagtgatgatcacacagtgacagtaaaCTGATCAAGTAGAGATCAGTGTAACAGTGAGTAAAGattcacacagagagacagtgaaCACCAACATCTAACCTTCAACAGTCTCTGTGTTTCTATGACGTCCTGCTGTGTCCTTCACACTAACTCATCTTTCTCAGACACAATGAGACCTTTTCAGTGTGTCATAGAAAACATTGACTGaccttggtttgttgtgcagatcagcagtgaagtcacaactaaagagaaatgagagTCAGGTTTGAGCTGTAATAACTGATCTACTGTGGGAAGCAACAGTGATCTTCTCTCAACATTCAGACATCAACACATCCAGCAGACTGGACTCACCCAGCAGCCTCTCAACTGATGTTTTGTCCATTCTGCAGCTACCACCACATGTCAGAGTGTCTctaaacagcagctgcaggaaacatatgaacagaaaagaagaagccacagatCAAACCACAGATCATGTggtacaaatataaaaagatcATTAAAGCCTTAAAGTAAAACACCACAGTCGACCTGTAGATGGCTCcaagcatcagtgtgtttaaatgacGTCCATAGATAAAGATTCAACTTATCTTTTCTTAGTCACTCAAcacatttgcagattttttttattttttcttgaggAAACTACAAGCAGTCAGTCAAAAcgaaaagtaaagtaaagaagaagaaagaaaagtaaagaaaagtaaagatcacacagtgacagaaaactgatcAAGTACAgatcagtgtaaaatgtttgctcttttgGAGACAGTCCTGAACACAGGGACAACATTGACCCAGGAATTAATcatcacatcacaaatgtcaCCTACAAAACCATAAAGGATTTTATAGAACTGGCTGCTGTATAAAGATACAAACATCTTATTGCaaacttcattttttcttccacaACAACAGTGAAGTGCTGTGTAATGTTGAGTCTGTCATTTTAGgtccagtgtcattttaaatagttattaCAATGAGGCTTTAAATACTAACTAGTTTGGTtcatcacaacaaaacaaaaaagaagtttAGCATTTCCAATAAGACAGTTTAGTAAAACCCACAGAACCACAAGAGAAAATCAACatggagagaaatgagaaaaggttTACGTTCATCAATATCattgaaataacagcaaagtTAATGAAGCTTTTAAACACCAAACTAATGACTGTTAATGATAGAACTACTGCTAATATGAAGAAttctaataattaaatgtagtgagtatttactgaaacaggAGCTGGACAGAACTGAAAAcaagttcacacattttaatttaaagaacaagaaaaactcATTTAGCATCAAACTAAAGCAGAAACCTGCTAttggaagaaacacaaagtggAAGTTGATGGTTTGTTCCCCAATCTTGTTTTAGACACAGTAaacatccctccatccatcaaGATTTAGTTCCACTTTCTGTTCATCTGTCTCTAAACATCACATCGTCTCCTCGGTCGTGTATTTAACCAATAACTGATGGTTAATTtctgaacaaaacagaaaatcagcACCATCAGCATTTCATCAGCAACTTACCCTTGAAGATAAGGAGCAGCACTGAGGGAAAGGGGGAGGGGCTACATAAAGGGTGATGTGCAGCAATATAGTTTCCCTGGGAACCAAAACAAGTGCAAATAATAATTGCTCAGTTATATAAAATTCACTAATACTAAACGGAATttgaaaatcataaataaaatacacaacataaatgtGAGATAATAACAAAACCAAGTTGATTTTTAACTCTGACAGATGAAGGCAGCAAAGTTAGGGATCCCATGTGTGAAAAGGGCTGTAGATGTCCATGTCCCCTGACCTTAACCTCAACCAAACTTACCCAGTTACCTGCCTACTGTCAGGCTTCAGGGTCTGAGGTCTGTTTCCAGTTTCTGCTGAATATCTTAGAAAATGTTTGCTCAGGGTAGATAATTCCCAGcctacaatataaaaacaaccgACGCCAAACACCAACAGTCTGAAGTGTATTAATGTGATTTCATCTCTTTTGACCTGCATTTCATCTCCTTCTCAGCTCCCATGCTGGGTTGTCTTGTAGGTCAGCTGGGAGAGGTGCAGTTCAAAAAAACGTATTACAGTGTAAGTCACGGCAGGTCTCAGGAGGTGGATCAACCACTGTTGAAGGCCCTAGGAGAGGTGCAGCAGCTGATTCTATTAGCTGGTCAAGCTGTGTTCTTAGGTGTCCCTGTCTTTGCCCAGTGTGTCCCTCTGCTGTGGTTAAAGCTGTTAGCAAACTTACTGACAGAATATAATAGACTTTAATGTCACTGCACAATCATCCTAGTTGTCATGGTGACCTGATTAATACAAAGAtgggtttttaaatattgaggTGAGATCAGTGACTAATTAGAAACTATCAGCAAAGCTGCTGACTGTGGCAATGTCGTCCCTAACACGGTGGAAAGGTCGCTTACATACTTCATTAGCATCATTAGTTTTGCCAATGTCATCAGATGCACAAGCAACAAGTCAGTGCAAGCAAAACTTTTCCTCAGCCAACATGGATgagttacagtatatacagtaactacacTGAATGATTTCAGCACAGGGATTTATTTAGATATTAACTGTGTTCATTCAGTTTCTTATTATAAGTCCAAAAAAGCCATTTTACTACACAGCAGAGCCGCTTGGCTTCACCCCACATGTGATAAAGTTAGCTAGCTACTTTCCTAAAGTTGaactgaacacacagaaaagtttggaTTTTGTTGGTGAAGGTATCATATACAGGCTACATGCTGTTACACagagtaaaactttaaaagcaCAAGCAAGACGCAGACTTTCTGACATGAAAACGTCAGAGCTGCTTTCAATGCCTCCATGTCTGCTGGACTCAGTACTGGGATCACGTCCTCACCTTTGGCTCCCAGAATAATTTCCACTAAGACAAAACTCAGTTTGTCTCTGCTGATCAGTTTTTTCCTGATTCCTTCCCCAATTACTCTCAGGCCTTCACCACAAATCTGAGCCTGGCTGAGAGgtttaacaatgtttttggACATTGCTGTAAGATATTTCACTAATGTGATGGATGCAGCTGTCAATAACAGATCCATAAAAGGTCCAGCAGGGGGCAAACTTTGACCCAAATATTTTGCCTTCATTAATTTGAACCTTTGGTCTGATTTTAACCCAGTCAGGCTTTATACCCAACATATTTCttctaaatataacaaatacaaatatcaacaaatatcAGCAGTATTTGTGTTACTTGTTCACATTTCTGGACCATGTAATAAATGGAATAATATCATTAATTAACATCATCTCCCTGTGATTGACACCTGTTCTGTTGTGGAGAAACTTGCTTTCATCACTGATGACAAAAGCAGGTCTACCACCAATCATCATCTGTCATCTTCTCTGAAGACGATCAATGGCTGCTGTGCAG harbors:
- the LOC137137026 gene encoding low affinity immunoglobulin gamma Fc region receptor III-like produces the protein MDKTSVERLLVVTSLLICTTNQVITARLTVSHNFSQLFEFDSVSLSCEDDDSSANWTLRRNTTKRQRTQCGDGWGEPAGSSCNISYIIPLDSGVYWCESREGSTSNSITITVTGGAVILQSPVLPVMEGHDVSLHCQTKRPPSMLPADFYKDGSLIRTEPTGHMTIHHVTKSDEGLYKCHISSHGESPPSWIYVTEKPTTTSSPTSTTFTSSPPPSSTSLQLVITLLLHLVVFCPYLISTLLMVSLYRHRHRENDLPVSMVMTSPDQPGRGLDNDYDNVTTEHHF
- the LOC137137027 gene encoding low affinity immunoglobulin gamma Fc region receptor II-like, whose translation is MDKTSVERLLVVTSLLICTTNQVITAHLTVSSNFSQLFEYEFVSLSCEEDDGSAGWTLRRNTSKGQRTQCGDGWGTLSGSLCNFSYINPLDSGVYWCESREGSTSNSITITVTGGAVILQSPVLPVMEGHDVSLHCQTKRPPSMLPADFYKDGSLIRTEPTGHMTIHHVTKSDEGLYKCHISSHGESPPSWIYVTEKPTTTSSPTSTTFTSSPPQSSTSLQLVITLVLHLVVFCPYLISTLLMVSLYRHRHRGNDLPVSMVMTSPDQPERGLDNDYDNVTTEHHF